A stretch of Penaeus vannamei isolate JL-2024 chromosome 18, ASM4276789v1, whole genome shotgun sequence DNA encodes these proteins:
- the LOC138864723 gene encoding serine/arginine repetitive matrix protein 2-like, with the protein MPKRDEFGRLPLPDESKVPFQRVLSRVSYRSHNNSTRTSPDRQHRYRSSHRESRSQSFNYNDLKDGDDEANGNGYYYDHDHDAGDGGNRRRRSRRGGRDGDIAKGVGRLSLEKNRSRSLTEDDPRTKMPFIPFQRVQNIRKKTVIPVSNSNDFRVEPYRSPDRRRRFTHRDWLMNQPNNRFATEYKSRFQESSEERQRKATRRKNDSGQVDKLLINPAYDDKPKSGDNDARGGYHSDSGYSRTSYSRINSTGGSKRDDTAHDSDAGKTPSSGGSVKLPQIRDSPLTAPDSATSVAGKGAAAPPVIMGPGTSSDAPASATSRSSSTRARVQPQESSRWVEGKGSGCLRHFFPLFKPSAPKAELTTRTPATTSQPPDQHTSSSNQAPLRAGGSHATLTDPSRASRRPTSPASSPLQDSPALSKGPSSLARALPSSLLQASPLNQRTDEPPYVTCFSIPVPPPLINASVLPVNGLFENTLNSQKDLSLTPNTLSPTVDTLTSPKEDPAASPVRASPFLGCSSPPPRKDFPHPSLEPPTDSSDSPPSALNSLPVQPGRPAADTARWVMGKGAGRLQGFAAKPARSHKKENSRRASLSSLPQSKKSSVKTKKKSRKSKKKRVGVVEMSRRSSLQRTQSDTALYLPPTHHNNYAHQTLKLKSNQVIIFRDRVASKSVMKGSRPSTPLPSIILTLPEAQHGSRRKDKQDNGSLVATKGKGNMTKVPSLPNIRSHYMAPRSFSSYRRDSIDRPTTPKTPRRRLSIASQNSNRQKSKPVISTLRRTATSQPKRHAAKSADTLNATNRQRFTKSSRASSRRRIPEQVHPEQPAPESDDPPTRLPSATSAATSAYIENLRKERQDRYAQLLASATGRANTPRPRGQSEDNLPPLSLGERAKTPTFSRSTLSVSLEHEHPGRSQDLALVHAESPRDIPQPQLLPVF; encoded by the exons ATGCCCAAGAGGGACGAGTTCGGCCGCCTCCCGCTCCCCGACGAGTCCAAGGTGCCCTTCCAGAGGGTCCTCTCGCGGGTGTCCTATAGAAG CCACAACAACTCGACGCGCACCTCGCCCGACCGCCAGCACCGCTACCGCAGCAGCCACCGTGAGTCCCGCAGCCAGTCGTTCAACTACAACGACCTCAAGGACGGCGACGACGAGGCCAACGGCAATGGCTACTACTACGACCATGACCATGACGCAGGCGACGGAGGCAACCGCCGACGTCGCAGCCGGCGAGGGGGTCGAGACGGCGACATCGCCAAGGGCGTGGGTCGCCTCAGTCTCGAGAAGAACCGGAGTCGCAGCCTGACAGAGGACGACCCCAGGACCAAGATGCCCTTCATCCCCTTCCAGAGGGTCCAGAACATCCGCAAGAAGACCGTCATCCCCGTCAGCAACAGCAACGACTTCCGGGTGGAGCCGTACAG GAGTCCCGACCGCAGGAGGCGCTTCACCCACCGCGACTGGCTGATGAACCAACCCAACAACCGCTTCGCCACGGAGTACAAGAGCCGCTTCCAGGAGTCCTCGGAGGAGCGGCAACGCAAGGCGACGAGGCGGAAAAACGACTCGGGTCAGGTGGACAAGCTCCTCATAAACCCCGCCTACGACGACAAACCCAAGTCCGGCGACAACGACGCCAGGGGCGGCTATCACAGCGACAGCGGCTACAGCAGGACCAGCTACTCCCGTATAAACTCCACGGGCGGGTCGAAAAGAGACGACACTGCCCACGACTCCGACGCCGGCAAGACCCCCTCTTCGGGTGGTTCCGTCAAGCTGCCGCAGATTCGCGATTCGCCGCTCACCGCGCCAGACAGCGCTACATCAGTTGCGGGAAAAGGAGCCGCGGCGCCGCCAGTCATAATGGGTCCCGGGACCTCTAGCGACGCCCCCGCATCTGCGACGTCCAGGTCGTCCTCCACCCGCGCCAGGGTGCAACCCCAGGAGTCATCGcggtgggtggagggaaagggctCCGGCTGCCTCAgacatttcttccctctcttcaaacCTTCCGCGCCCAAGGCTGAGCTGACGACGCGCACGCCAGCAACAACGTCCCAGCCGCCCGATCAACATACCTCGTCTTCGAATCAGGCTCCACTAAGGGCTGGAGGTTCTCACGCTACCTTAACAGACCCTTCACGCGCATCCCGACGCCCCACTTCCCCAGCCTCCAGTCCACTCCAGGACTCCCCGGCTCTAAGCAAAGGACCCTCGAGCTTGGCCCGCGCTCTGCCATCTTCACTCCTACAAGCCTCGCCTCTAAACCAAAGGACAGATGAACCTCCCTATGTCACCTGCTTTTCCATACCAGTCCCACCACCTCTCATAAATGCTTCTGTGCTACCAGTTAATGGTCTCTTCGAAAATACTTTAAATTCCCAAAAAGACCTAAGTCTAACTCCAAATACTCTATCTCCTACTGTTGACACTCTTACAAGTCCTAAAGAGGATCCAGCAGCATCCCCTGTCAGAGCATCACCTTTCCTTGGATGCTCTTCACCACCTCCGAGAAAGGACTTCCCACATCCAAGCTTGGAACCTCCGACTGACAGCTCCGACTCACCACCTTCAGCCCTGAATTCCCTCCCCGTTCAGCCGGGACGTCCCGCTGCCGACACCGCTCGCTGGGTcatggggaaaggggcagggcgCCTTCAGGGATTCGCCGCCAAGCCCGCAAGGTCCCACAAGAAAGAGAATAGTCGCAGAGCTTCCCTCAGTTCACTGCCCCAGAGCAAGAAAAGCTCtgtgaaaacgaagaagaaatcgAGGAAGTCCAAAAAGAAGAGAGTCGGAGTCGTCGAGATGTCGAGGAGGAGCTCCCTTCAAAGGACGCAGAGTGACACCGCCCTCTATCTTCCGCCGACACACCACAACAACTACGCCCACCAGACCCTGAAACTCAAGTCAAACCAGGTCATAATCTTCAGAGACAGAGTTGCGAGCAAAAGTGTCATGAAGGGGTCGCGTCCATCGACGCCCCTGCCTAGCATCATCCTCACCCTGCCCGAGGCGCAACACGGATCCAGGAGGAAAGACAAGCAAGATAATGGCAGCCTTGTTGCGACAAAAGGCAAAGGCAATATGACAAAAGTCCCAAGTCTCCCTAACATTCGGTCCCACTATATGGCACCCAGGAGCTTTTCCTCCTACAGAAGAGACTCCATTGACCGGCCTACGACTCCTAAAACTCCCAGGCGCAGACTATCGATTGCTTCACAAAATTCAAACAGGCAAAAATCAAAGCCCGTCATTTCTACACTCAGAAGAACAGCAACAAGCCAACCTAAGCGCCACGCAGCCAAGTCAGCCGACACGCTCAACGCAACGAACCGCCAACGCTTCACAAAAAGCTCAAGAGCTTCCTCGCGCCGACGGATTCCCGAGCAAGTCCATCCAGAGCAACCAGCTCCTGAGAGTGACGACCCTCCGACTCGCCTGCCCTCGGCCACAAGCGCAGCGACCTCGGCCTACATAGAGAACCTGCGAAAGGAGCGGCAGGACCGGTACGCTCAGTTGCTGGCGTCGGCGACCGGGCGAGCGA ATACCCCACGTCCTAGAGGCCAATCTGAGGATAACCTTCCTCCACTGTCCCTGGGTGAGAGGGCAAAGACACCGACATTCTCACGGAGCACTTTGAGTGTTAGCTTGGAGCATGAGCATCCTGGCAGGAGTCAGGATCTGGCATTGGTTCATGCTGA GTCTCCAAGAGACATACCACAACCTCAACTTCTTCCAGTTTTCTAA